In the Gasterosteus aculeatus chromosome X, fGasAcu3.hap1.1, whole genome shotgun sequence genome, one interval contains:
- the fbxl9 gene encoding uncharacterized protein fbxl9 codes for MEDCDGEDTETPDLPLEILVYILRFLHTSDRKEASLVSRSWYYASQDLSFQKNVTFCFPASASSLELIKGLSRKSRCSLIISQLDGFSMSRSLLLEVGLCLGSKLESLSLPGSSITEASLLALLPRLTSLRRLDLRGLDSLFMSGAFLSREEHRQQVRSALSGLEELDLSDLRYLSDVTFNRLTGCTPRLRRLSLAGCHIAFEFDPYRGCPVGDVKDSSALLSLRNVRRLLTEQKSSLVALDLSRTSITPESLRTIAQVQDLVLEELSLHGCKELTDYSVEVLVQHQPSIQRLDISACTELTSRSVEATARGLKSMTHLSLSRNWRITEKGLAELLSVSSLRRLDLSECLHVSGTEVVKGLTGSCAARAQLETLSLKGCTYIRDLAVFSLTQLLGYSLRELDLTSCVNVTDLSVRAIATYLPKLVVLRLGWCKEVTDWGLLGIVETTKCDPDQETGDKGPRFTRTFGNMGFFKPPRLPFEERPKLVTQTDLQQFKQQAGASLLALCRLQELDLSACPKLTDSSITQVVRYPDLRRLSLSMLPEISDASLASVARHCRSLTSLALSHCPGISDCGVAQAAPHLHRLQHLYLSCCNNITDRSLFLLVQHCGRLRTLDISRCKNISVTAVDVLQSQLPFFENVHCKYIGGADPSLALTD; via the exons ATGGAGGACTGCGATGGGGAGGACACGGAGACACCTGATCTTCCCCTGGAG ATCCTAGTTTACATCCTTCGCTTTCTTCACACATCGGACAGGAAGGAAGCTTCGCTGGTCAGCCGCAGTTGGTACTATGCCAGCCAGGACCTTAGCTTTCAG AAAAATGTCACCTTCTGCTTCCCGGCTTCAGCCTCGTCGCTGGAGCTGATCAAGGGTCTGAGCAGAAAGTCACGCTGCAGTCTTATTATCAGCCAGCTCGATGGGTTCAGTATGTCCAGATCACTGCTTCTGGAG GTGGGTCTGTGCCTGGGCTCCAAGTTGGAGAGCTTGTCCCTTCCTGGCAGCAGTATCACCGAAGCCTCTCTGCTTGCACTCCTCCCCCGTCTCACCTCCCTCCGCAGGCTGGACCTCAGGGGCCTGGACAGCCTCTTCATGTCCGGCGCTTTCCTCTCGAGGGAGGAGCACAGACAGCAG GTCCGGTCGGCTCTGTCtgggctggaggagctggacctgTCCGACCTGCGGTACCTCTCCGACGTCACCTTCAACCGGCTCACCGGGTGCACCCCTCGCCTCCGCCGCCTCTCGCTGGCCGGCTGCCACATCGCCTTCGAGTTTGACCCGTACCGAGGCTGCCCGGTGGGGGACGTTAAGGATTCCTCGGCATTGCTGTCGCTGAGGAACGTACGGAGGCTGTTGACGGAGCAGAAATCCTCCCTTGTTGCTCTGGACCTCAGCAGGACTTCTATTACCCCCGAGTCACTACGCACGATAGCACAG GTTCAGGATTTGGTCTTGGAGGAACTGAGTCTGCACGGCTGTAAGGAGCTCACTGATTACTCGGTGGAGGTTCTGGTGCAGCACCAGCCGAGCATCCAGCGGCTGGACATCAGCGCCTGCACGGAGCTGACCAGCAGGTCCGTGGAGGCCACAGCGCGCGGCCTCAAGTCAATGACTCACCTCTCTTTGTCGCGCAATTGGAGGATCACTGAAAAAG GCCTCGCCGAGCTGCTGTCCGTGTCGTCCCTAAGGAGGCTCGATCTGTCCGAGTGTCTGCATGTCAGCGGGACAGAGGTCGTGAAAGGCTTGACGGGATCGTGTGCTGCCAGAGCACAGCTGGAGACACTCAGCCTCAAGGGCTGCACCTACATCAGG GATCTTGCAGTTTTCTCTCTCACCCAGCTTCTGGGGTATTCCCTCCGCGAGCTCGACCTGACGTCATGTGTCAACGTGACTGACCTGTCCGTGCGCGCCATAGCCACGTACCTGCCGAAGCTGGTGGTCCTGCGGCTCGGCTGGTGTAAAGAAGTCACAGACTGGGGTCTGCTGGGGATCGTGGAAACGACCAAATGTGATCCCGACCAGGAGACG GGAGACAAGGGTCCGAGGTTCACCCGGACCTTTGGCAACATGGGCTTCTTCAAGCCCCCTCGTTTGCCGTTTGAGGAGCGGCCCAAGCTGGTGACCCAGACCGACCTGCAGCAGTTCAAACAGCAGGCCGGAGCTTCACTCTTGGCTCTGTGCAGGCTGCAGGAGCTGGACCTCTCGGCCTGCCCCAAGCTCACCGACAGCAGCATCACGCAG gtggtGCGTTACCCGGACCTTCGCCGCCTGTCGCTCTCCATGCTGCCGGAGATCTCCGACGCCAGCTTGGCCTCTGTGGCTCGGCACTGCCGCAGCCTCACCAGCCTGGCTCTCAGCCACTGCCCGGGCATCAGTGACTGCGGCGTGGCACAAGCCGCGCCGCACCTGCACAGGCTGCAGCACCTCTACCTCTCCTGCTGCAATAACATCACTGACAG GTCTTTGTTCCTCCTGGTGCAGCACTGTGGCCGCCTGCGAACACTCGACATCTCGAGGTGCAAAAACATATCGGTAACGGCTGTTGACGTCCTTCAGTCTCAGCTGCCTTTCTTCGAAAATGTCCACTGCAAATATATAGGTGGCGCTGATCCGTCCCTTGCGCTGACTGATTGA